One region of Natronorubrum aibiense genomic DNA includes:
- a CDS encoding small multi-drug export protein — translation MTVTPLLVDVGPMLEDASGVLQYVLVFLFAAIPVVEILVVVPVAIGLGLDPVATGLVAFAGNVGSVYVVVAFHRRFSRWLRGRRRSADPEADEQDGNDGHERYARARELWDRYGLAGLSVGGPILTGVHIAALVALLAGSSARAVAGWMTVSIGLWTVVLVVLSMFGVSVLGLA, via the coding sequence ATGACCGTGACACCGCTGCTCGTCGACGTTGGTCCGATGCTCGAGGACGCAAGCGGCGTCCTCCAGTACGTGCTCGTCTTCCTCTTCGCGGCGATTCCCGTGGTCGAGATTCTCGTCGTCGTTCCGGTCGCGATCGGACTGGGACTCGATCCGGTGGCGACGGGACTCGTCGCGTTCGCGGGTAACGTCGGCTCGGTCTACGTGGTGGTCGCGTTCCACCGGCGCTTCTCGCGGTGGCTGCGCGGTCGACGACGCAGCGCCGATCCCGAGGCGGACGAGCAGGACGGGAACGACGGTCACGAACGCTACGCTCGAGCGCGGGAGCTGTGGGATCGGTACGGATTGGCGGGACTGTCGGTCGGCGGGCCGATACTCACCGGCGTGCATATCGCCGCCCTCGTCGCCTTACTCGCCGGGAGCTCCGCCCGCGCTGTCGCGGGGTGGATGACAGTCAGTATCGGACTCTGGACAGTCGTGCTGGTCGTCCTCTCGATGTTCGGCGTCTCCGTGCTTGGCCTCGCGTGA
- a CDS encoding pyridoxamine 5'-phosphate oxidase family protein produces MAHLGTCTEGRPHVAPVWYRYEDDAVEIVTTGRKLANIRENPRVALSIQDDEGGATKWMVTLLGTATVVDDEAETETARRRINEKYDAEPEAYAENTLVRIDVGSTSYRTY; encoded by the coding sequence ATGGCCCATCTCGGGACCTGCACCGAGGGGCGACCTCACGTCGCCCCCGTCTGGTACCGCTACGAAGACGACGCGGTCGAGATCGTGACGACGGGCCGAAAGCTGGCCAATATCCGCGAGAATCCTCGAGTCGCCCTCTCGATACAGGACGACGAGGGCGGGGCGACGAAGTGGATGGTGACGCTGCTGGGCACGGCGACGGTCGTCGACGACGAGGCCGAAACGGAGACGGCACGCCGGCGAATCAACGAGAAGTACGACGCCGAGCCGGAGGCCTACGCCGAGAACACGCTCGTCCGGATCGACGTCGGCTCGACGAGTTATCGGACGTACTGA
- a CDS encoding AIM24 family protein, producing MNVDEFVTTNEPKAGGETFQLENSKLLDIDLDGSVIAKAGSMIAYSGDISFEGKSSAEGGITGFLKEKTTSEGTPVMEATGSGHLYLADQEKKIQILELDADEEISVNGNDVLAFESSVSYEIRTIKSIAGFSAGGLTNVSLVGPGSVAITTHGTPLVLQPPVRTDPNATVAWSGVTPGSHVDRAFSNMIGQSSEETYQLEFSGTEGFVVVQPYEEREPQQ from the coding sequence ATGAATGTCGACGAATTCGTTACGACGAACGAACCGAAAGCAGGCGGCGAGACGTTTCAACTCGAGAATAGCAAGCTTCTCGACATCGATCTCGACGGCTCCGTGATCGCGAAGGCAGGCTCGATGATCGCCTACAGCGGCGACATCTCGTTCGAGGGCAAGTCCTCCGCCGAGGGCGGGATTACGGGCTTTCTCAAGGAGAAAACGACGAGCGAGGGAACGCCGGTGATGGAGGCGACCGGCAGCGGTCACCTCTATCTCGCGGATCAGGAAAAGAAGATCCAGATCCTCGAACTCGATGCGGACGAGGAAATCTCGGTCAACGGAAACGACGTTCTCGCGTTCGAGTCGAGCGTGAGCTACGAGATCAGGACCATCAAGAGCATCGCCGGCTTTTCGGCGGGCGGGCTGACCAACGTCTCGCTCGTCGGTCCGGGCAGCGTCGCGATCACGACCCACGGGACGCCGCTGGTGTTGCAGCCGCCGGTTCGGACCGACCCGAACGCGACCGTCGCCTGGAGTGGAGTGACACCCGGTAGCCACGTCGATAGGGCGTTCTCGAACATGATCGGCCAGTCGTCCGAGGAGACGTATCAACTCGAGTTTAGCGGCACGGAGGGCTTCGTCGTCGTCCAGCCCTACGAGGAACGCGAACCGCAGCAGTAG
- a CDS encoding DUF1059 domain-containing protein, whose protein sequence is MTTDQQSETSTTALQVACDTAVSGCVFRMRTEEDDKDRLLEIARDHVNEQHGKEVTLEEIDEQHVETVEV, encoded by the coding sequence ATGACAACCGACCAACAATCGGAAACGAGTACGACAGCGCTACAAGTAGCATGTGATACGGCGGTTTCGGGATGCGTCTTCCGTATGCGCACCGAAGAAGACGACAAGGATCGGCTGCTCGAGATTGCGCGCGATCACGTCAACGAACAGCACGGCAAGGAAGTCACGCTCGAGGAGATCGACGAGCAACACGTCGAAACGGTCGAGGTCTGA
- a CDS encoding aldo/keto reductase: MKLPERGLGTMGIDAPDPIETAIELGYRHLDTAQIYDNEAVVGEAIDRASVDRDDLVVATKLWIDQLDRVAESTAESLERLGLEYVDLLYVHRPKDAYDPDRTLPALAELRDAGVVDAIAVSNFELADLERFIDVLGEPPAANQVEYHPLFQPTDRLAHAREHDYPLVAYSPLSGGRVGTIEPVVDVADRHGITPEQASLAWLAAKGIRPIPKASGRNHLESNLAALDVTLEAADLEAIDGLERERELFPE; this comes from the coding sequence ATGAAACTCCCGGAGCGAGGATTGGGGACGATGGGTATCGACGCTCCCGACCCGATCGAGACGGCGATCGAACTGGGGTATCGCCACCTCGACACCGCACAGATCTACGACAACGAGGCCGTCGTCGGCGAGGCGATCGATCGCGCGTCCGTCGACCGGGATGACCTCGTTGTGGCGACGAAACTCTGGATCGACCAACTCGATCGAGTGGCTGAGAGCACTGCCGAAAGCCTCGAGCGACTCGGCCTCGAGTACGTGGACCTGCTGTACGTCCACCGGCCGAAGGACGCGTACGATCCGGATCGAACCCTGCCGGCGCTCGCCGAACTTCGAGACGCCGGCGTGGTCGACGCCATCGCGGTGAGCAACTTCGAACTGGCCGACCTCGAGCGATTTATCGACGTCCTCGGCGAACCACCCGCGGCCAATCAGGTCGAGTATCACCCGCTGTTCCAGCCCACGGACCGGCTCGCACACGCCCGCGAGCACGACTACCCCCTCGTCGCGTACTCACCGCTGTCAGGCGGTCGCGTCGGAACGATCGAGCCGGTCGTCGACGTCGCCGATCGTCACGGCATCACGCCCGAACAGGCCAGTCTGGCATGGCTCGCCGCGAAGGGCATCCGCCCCATTCCGAAAGCCTCCGGTCGCAACCACCTCGAGTCGAACCTCGCGGCGCTCGACGTGACACTCGAGGCCGCCGACCTCGAGGCGATCGACGGCCTCGAGCGGGAGCGCGAGCTGTTCCCCGAGTGA
- a CDS encoding DUF1059 domain-containing protein, with protein MVTERYRFECRDVADCDVVVYSEFEGSIYEAARSHLKDVHGRDVTDDDVAPYIEEL; from the coding sequence ATGGTCACGGAACGGTATCGATTCGAGTGTCGCGACGTCGCCGATTGTGACGTGGTCGTCTACAGCGAGTTCGAGGGGTCGATATACGAGGCTGCCCGATCGCACCTGAAAGACGTTCACGGCCGCGACGTCACGGACGACGACGTCGCGCCGTACATCGAAGAGCTGTGA
- a CDS encoding methyltransferase domain-containing protein → MAESLDVDRLEREVKSVYRDVADAPDEEFHFEMGRALAERLGYSPADLDRIPDEAIDSFAGVGYHFDLAGLEAGDDVLDLGSGSGMDAFVAALHVGDDGSVTGLDMTDEQLANARQLRDENGMETVAFERGYIEDLPFEDETLDVVVSNGVINLSAAKDRVFEEINRVLKPEGRVALSDITSQTRLAERIKRDADLWAACIGGAEQVDDYTALLETAGFELTTVRENDDYEFISERAQGACQTYGVRSISLGARKRDPDR, encoded by the coding sequence ATGGCTGAATCACTCGACGTCGACCGACTCGAGCGCGAGGTCAAATCGGTCTACCGGGACGTCGCCGACGCTCCCGACGAGGAGTTTCACTTCGAGATGGGGCGAGCGCTGGCCGAGCGACTCGGCTACTCGCCGGCGGACCTCGATCGAATTCCCGACGAAGCGATCGACTCCTTCGCGGGCGTAGGCTACCACTTCGACCTCGCTGGTCTCGAGGCGGGTGACGACGTGCTCGACCTCGGAAGCGGGTCGGGAATGGACGCGTTCGTCGCGGCGCTTCACGTCGGCGACGACGGCAGCGTGACCGGCCTCGATATGACCGACGAACAACTCGCAAACGCCAGACAGCTCCGCGACGAGAACGGGATGGAGACCGTCGCCTTCGAGCGAGGATACATCGAAGACCTCCCGTTCGAAGACGAGACGCTCGACGTCGTGGTCTCGAACGGCGTCATCAACCTCTCGGCGGCGAAAGACCGCGTCTTCGAGGAGATCAATCGCGTGCTCAAACCGGAGGGGCGAGTGGCGCTCTCGGATATCACCAGTCAGACTCGACTGGCCGAGCGCATCAAGCGTGACGCAGACCTCTGGGCGGCCTGTATCGGCGGCGCCGAACAGGTCGACGATTACACGGCGCTGCTCGAAACGGCCGGGTTCGAGCTCACGACGGTTCGCGAAAACGACGACTACGAGTTCATCTCGGAGCGAGCACAGGGGGCGTGCCAGACGTACGGCGTCCGGAGCATTTCACTCGGTGCCCGCAAACGTGACCCCGACCGCTGA
- a CDS encoding carboxymuconolactone decarboxylase family protein has protein sequence MTDTYETTITDIESTLGIVPGFLEALPDDDLVAEWPTFKKYLVAETEIPAKYRELIGLAVAANIRCPYCQHFHRGAAQLQGATEDELAELSFLASYTARYSAMLHAQEYDLETFKTEAEQIAEHFQGQLASDD, from the coding sequence ATGACAGACACGTACGAAACCACGATCACCGACATCGAATCCACACTCGGCATCGTCCCGGGCTTTCTCGAGGCGTTGCCAGACGACGATCTCGTCGCCGAGTGGCCAACGTTCAAGAAGTATCTGGTCGCCGAGACCGAGATTCCGGCGAAGTACCGCGAGCTCATCGGTCTCGCCGTCGCAGCCAACATCAGGTGTCCGTACTGCCAGCACTTCCACCGCGGGGCCGCACAGCTACAGGGTGCAACCGAGGACGAACTCGCCGAACTCTCCTTCCTGGCGAGTTACACCGCCCGCTACAGCGCCATGTTGCACGCTCAAGAGTACGACCTCGAGACGTTCAAGACCGAAGCCGAACAGATCGCCGAGCACTTCCAGGGCCAACTCGCGAGCGATGACTGA
- a CDS encoding helix-turn-helix transcriptional regulator yields the protein MLLSDSETPLDDIEYLARSEHRVTTLEAVAAAPQSRAALQELTGASRSTIGRTLREFEARYWVRRDRSRYEATPLGAFVVSGLQDLLERIETERTLREGWQWLPAEVSDVIVEMGADAVVTVARADDPYRPVNRFVSLLSETERFRFVGADQALLEPCKDELRRRIVDGMTTEIIDPPAVARHILSTYPDHCAGPLESEYLAVLLHDDLPAYGLCLFDERIGLCGYNADNGTVQVFIDTDAPTAREWAESTYEARRRDARPLEADALEQ from the coding sequence ATGCTCTTGAGTGACAGTGAGACGCCGCTCGACGACATCGAGTACCTCGCCCGATCCGAGCATCGCGTTACCACGCTCGAGGCGGTGGCAGCGGCGCCCCAGAGTCGAGCCGCGTTACAGGAGTTGACCGGCGCGTCGCGGTCCACGATCGGACGCACACTGCGCGAGTTCGAAGCGCGATACTGGGTCCGACGGGACAGGTCGCGATACGAGGCGACACCGCTCGGCGCGTTCGTCGTGTCGGGCCTCCAAGATCTCCTCGAGCGAATCGAAACCGAACGAACGCTTCGGGAGGGCTGGCAGTGGCTCCCGGCCGAGGTCAGCGACGTCATCGTCGAGATGGGTGCCGACGCGGTCGTCACCGTCGCCCGAGCCGACGATCCATATCGTCCGGTGAACCGCTTCGTCTCACTGCTCAGCGAGACCGAGCGGTTTCGGTTCGTCGGCGCCGATCAGGCCTTGCTCGAGCCGTGCAAAGACGAGCTTCGCCGACGGATCGTCGACGGGATGACGACGGAGATCATCGATCCGCCAGCCGTCGCCCGACACATCCTCTCGACGTACCCGGACCACTGTGCTGGGCCCCTCGAGAGCGAGTATCTGGCCGTGCTGTTGCACGACGACCTCCCGGCCTACGGGCTCTGTCTGTTCGACGAGCGGATCGGACTGTGTGGCTACAACGCCGACAACGGGACGGTGCAGGTGTTTATCGATACCGACGCGCCGACAGCCCGCGAGTGGGCGGAATCGACGTACGAGGCCCGCCGGCGTGACGCACGGCCGCTCGAGGCCGACGCGCTCGAGCAGTAG
- a CDS encoding DUF11 domain-containing protein, with the protein MSHEDAITRRRILRAMGASGAVAIAGCIDGGNGGNGDDDCEDHTVDLRTGTTDGVPDSFGTTDPDWRVASSPDGTTGQAISIEPVSQWVTLSTANWIDPYGTGGWPAPSDPLGDYVYEVDFEVPDSWTDEQCELRVHQWSVDDDATIELEGPSGTTTLAQDSGHATLKGPISQPIGPGQYTLRARVFNNMTITGLLVDAELVCECDDEPADKVCDLSISKTHVGDGEPVASGETTGFEITVCNDGEGTCRPGPVTVVDELPAGLTYVSSSGTDWTCTESGGVVTCEHPHANGLGPGDCLPTLILEVEVDTDGDDVSDAIVNCATVEQGDASASNKRDCAKVPIRPDESGHGKCDLSITKTHDGTHVSPGDTTTFELTVCNDSDAFCDGAVSVVDSLPSGVTYAAASGSGWTCTENGGVVTCDHQNSVGLGLGDCLPPITLEVEIGSLEETGDRIRNCARLKYDDADPDTNRDCVDVPVRPPDGGCDGLEIEKRAASDFMYGDQATYEIDVCNAGKGHCDGRVSVTDDLPDGLSFVAAAGTGWSASASGGTVTAIHTNGTGLGPGDCLPTLTLTVDVAPADRFPGGSDAVQNCARLAVGGTVVDEHCVSHVITNE; encoded by the coding sequence ATGAGCCACGAGGACGCGATCACCCGCAGGCGTATCCTCCGTGCGATGGGTGCGAGTGGCGCTGTGGCAATCGCAGGCTGTATCGACGGTGGCAACGGCGGCAACGGTGACGACGACTGCGAGGATCACACGGTCGATCTGCGAACCGGGACGACCGACGGGGTGCCGGATTCGTTCGGGACGACCGATCCCGACTGGCGCGTCGCGAGCTCGCCCGACGGAACGACGGGACAGGCGATAAGCATCGAGCCGGTCTCCCAGTGGGTCACCCTGTCGACCGCGAACTGGATCGATCCGTACGGCACCGGCGGCTGGCCTGCGCCTTCGGACCCGCTCGGTGACTACGTCTACGAGGTCGATTTCGAGGTCCCCGACAGCTGGACCGACGAGCAGTGTGAACTCCGCGTCCACCAGTGGTCCGTCGACGACGACGCGACGATCGAACTCGAGGGGCCGTCCGGAACCACCACGCTCGCCCAGGATTCCGGGCACGCGACGCTGAAAGGGCCGATCAGCCAGCCAATCGGGCCCGGACAGTACACACTGCGAGCGCGGGTGTTCAACAATATGACCATCACCGGGCTGTTGGTCGACGCGGAACTGGTCTGCGAATGCGATGACGAGCCCGCCGACAAAGTGTGCGACCTCTCGATCAGCAAAACCCACGTCGGTGACGGTGAGCCGGTCGCGTCCGGCGAGACGACCGGGTTCGAAATTACCGTCTGTAACGACGGCGAGGGTACCTGCCGACCGGGTCCCGTCACGGTCGTCGACGAGCTGCCGGCTGGACTGACGTACGTCTCGAGCAGCGGCACCGACTGGACCTGCACCGAAAGCGGCGGCGTCGTCACCTGCGAACACCCCCACGCGAACGGGCTCGGCCCGGGCGACTGTCTCCCGACGCTCATCCTCGAGGTCGAGGTGGACACCGACGGGGACGACGTTAGCGACGCGATCGTCAACTGCGCCACGGTCGAGCAGGGCGACGCGAGCGCGAGCAACAAGCGCGACTGTGCGAAGGTCCCGATCCGTCCCGACGAGAGCGGCCACGGCAAGTGCGATCTATCGATTACGAAGACCCACGACGGAACGCACGTCTCGCCCGGAGACACGACGACGTTCGAACTCACCGTCTGCAACGACAGCGACGCCTTCTGTGACGGGGCGGTTTCGGTCGTCGACTCGCTCCCGAGCGGCGTCACCTACGCCGCCGCTAGCGGTAGCGGCTGGACCTGTACCGAAAACGGCGGTGTCGTCACCTGCGATCACCAGAATAGCGTCGGGCTGGGTCTCGGTGACTGCCTGCCGCCGATCACGCTCGAGGTCGAGATCGGATCGCTCGAGGAAACCGGCGACCGGATCCGCAACTGTGCACGTCTCAAATACGACGACGCCGACCCCGACACCAACCGTGACTGCGTCGACGTGCCCGTTCGGCCTCCCGACGGCGGCTGTGATGGCCTCGAGATCGAGAAACGCGCCGCCAGCGACTTCATGTACGGCGATCAGGCGACCTACGAGATCGACGTCTGCAACGCCGGCAAAGGCCACTGTGATGGGCGGGTCAGCGTCACCGACGACCTGCCCGACGGCCTCTCGTTCGTCGCGGCAGCCGGAACCGGCTGGAGCGCCTCGGCTTCCGGCGGCACGGTGACTGCCATCCACACGAACGGCACTGGCCTCGGCCCCGGTGACTGCCTCCCAACGCTGACGCTGACCGTCGACGTCGCCCCGGCAGACCGGTTCCCCGGCGGCTCCGATGCGGTCCAGAACTGCGCACGGCTCGCCGTCGGTGGCACCGTCGTCGACGAGCACTGTGTCTCACACGTGATCACCAATGAATAG
- a CDS encoding HPP family protein, with translation MGLFDRVRDSAGGSIDVRDDLSAGTNVTLHFVLLGALAWGSGQPFLFPSLGPSAYLLATGEKPRAEGAYHVVGGHAIAAICGLAAYVLFADGLVVVDAFEHGERFSADIGRLVISGIVSMLLTTIAMLWSDTNHPAACATTLIVALGLMSTVVEVVIIVVSVVVLVWFHGTIVERVQTICGVEPTDPR, from the coding sequence ATGGGGTTGTTCGATCGAGTGCGCGATAGCGCCGGCGGGTCGATCGACGTCCGAGACGATCTCAGCGCCGGCACCAACGTCACGCTTCACTTCGTACTCCTCGGTGCACTCGCATGGGGGTCGGGACAGCCGTTTCTGTTCCCCAGTCTGGGCCCGTCAGCGTACCTCCTCGCAACCGGCGAGAAACCGCGCGCTGAAGGTGCCTACCACGTCGTCGGTGGTCACGCGATTGCAGCCATCTGTGGATTGGCGGCGTATGTGCTCTTTGCCGACGGGTTGGTCGTCGTCGACGCGTTCGAGCACGGCGAACGGTTTTCGGCAGACATCGGCAGGCTGGTCATCAGCGGTATCGTCTCGATGCTGCTCACGACGATTGCAATGCTCTGGTCCGACACGAACCATCCGGCAGCCTGTGCGACGACGTTGATCGTCGCGCTCGGACTCATGTCGACGGTCGTCGAGGTCGTCATCATCGTCGTCTCAGTCGTCGTTCTCGTCTGGTTTCACGGCACCATCGTCGAACGCGTCCAGACCATCTGTGGCGTCGAACCGACGGATCCACGGTAG
- a CDS encoding FxLYD domain-containing protein: MTRSTASRRRFLAAVGAGTTAVLAGCNDGGVSGQPEYETGSVGNTSGGNRSAAEMTAAESLAQQETHDGVTPLDAVTITDHEFVLEDGFRGSTVQGTVENTGDDRIALVEIRVRVFDDSGAQIGQYLDSTGDLAAAATWSFQVVVLKPPSDVARYDIAVLGTPA, encoded by the coding sequence ATGACGCGCTCGACAGCATCTCGCCGACGGTTCCTCGCCGCAGTCGGGGCCGGGACGACCGCCGTACTAGCTGGCTGCAATGACGGCGGTGTCAGCGGCCAACCCGAGTACGAAACGGGATCGGTCGGCAATACCAGCGGCGGGAACCGTTCGGCCGCGGAGATGACTGCGGCGGAATCGCTCGCCCAACAGGAGACTCACGACGGCGTCACACCGCTCGATGCGGTGACGATCACGGATCACGAGTTCGTCCTCGAGGACGGGTTTCGCGGCTCGACGGTTCAGGGAACGGTCGAGAACACCGGCGATGATCGGATCGCTCTCGTCGAAATCCGCGTTCGCGTCTTCGACGACAGCGGGGCTCAGATCGGTCAGTATCTCGATAGCACCGGCGATCTGGCCGCGGCGGCGACCTGGTCGTTTCAGGTCGTCGTCCTCAAACCACCGTCGGATGTCGCGCGCTACGACATCGCCGTCCTCGGGACGCCGGCGTGA
- a CDS encoding PspA/IM30 family protein, with amino-acid sequence MGILSRTSYVIRSKINSVLNRAEDPTQTLDYSYEQMRDQLQQVKRGIADLTTQKKRLEMQKRRLEENVDKHNDQARTAVQQDREDLARRALEKKKTKMNQIEDLERQISELQSQQDKLIEQKNELQSRVEEFRTKKETMKARYEAAEASSTVSEAMTATGEEFEDVGRAIERAEERTEDMEARSAALDELHETGAFDDVLSDKDNIDRELEALSTDSGVEAELETLKSEMGASEAEPETDDASAVDEAALDDLESDVDESEIEAELTELQDEEDT; translated from the coding sequence ATGGGCATCCTCTCTCGGACCTCCTACGTCATCCGGTCGAAGATCAACTCGGTGCTCAACCGGGCCGAGGATCCGACGCAGACGCTCGATTACTCCTACGAGCAGATGCGCGACCAACTCCAGCAGGTCAAACGCGGTATCGCCGACCTCACCACACAGAAAAAGCGCCTCGAGATGCAGAAACGTCGCCTCGAGGAAAACGTCGACAAACACAACGATCAGGCACGCACCGCCGTCCAGCAGGACCGCGAGGATCTGGCACGCCGCGCGCTCGAGAAAAAGAAGACGAAGATGAACCAGATCGAGGATCTGGAGCGCCAAATCTCCGAGTTACAGAGCCAGCAGGACAAACTGATCGAGCAGAAAAACGAACTCCAGAGTCGCGTCGAGGAGTTCCGCACGAAAAAAGAGACGATGAAAGCCCGCTACGAGGCCGCCGAGGCGAGTTCGACGGTTTCGGAAGCCATGACAGCGACGGGCGAGGAGTTCGAAGACGTCGGGCGCGCCATCGAACGCGCCGAAGAGCGGACCGAGGATATGGAAGCGCGCTCCGCGGCACTCGACGAACTCCACGAAACCGGCGCGTTCGACGACGTGCTCTCGGACAAAGACAACATCGACCGCGAACTCGAGGCGCTCTCGACCGACAGCGGCGTCGAAGCCGAACTCGAGACGCTCAAATCCGAGATGGGGGCCAGCGAAGCCGAACCGGAAACCGACGACGCGTCGGCGGTCGACGAGGCGGCCCTCGACGACCTCGAATCCGACGTCGACGAGAGTGAAATCGAGGCCGAACTGACGGAGTTGCAGGACGAAGAGGACACCTGA
- a CDS encoding alpha/beta hydrolase has protein sequence MSDVLIPGGRDVRGTLTEPAGDPAAVVVACPPHPQHGGHRSDPRLVAVSERLAEAGIACLRIDYGPWDDGYGEREDVRNAIRWATDRDEADVPVGVFGYSFGAAQALLAAADVDREVAAISVLAPPTRLDDDLDALAALEALACPVQLLYGERDSTVDCEPLVERARERGDTVTGLSGDHFFVGQHGKIADAVGGFLEDVLLESA, from the coding sequence ATGAGCGACGTCCTCATCCCCGGCGGTCGTGACGTTCGCGGAACCCTCACGGAACCGGCCGGCGACCCGGCTGCGGTCGTCGTCGCCTGTCCGCCCCACCCACAACACGGCGGACACCGATCTGATCCGCGCCTCGTCGCGGTGAGCGAGCGACTGGCCGAGGCTGGCATCGCCTGTCTCCGGATCGACTACGGGCCGTGGGACGACGGCTACGGCGAGCGCGAAGACGTTCGCAACGCCATCCGCTGGGCTACCGACCGGGACGAGGCCGACGTTCCGGTCGGTGTCTTCGGCTACAGCTTCGGAGCCGCACAGGCGCTGCTCGCCGCAGCAGACGTCGACCGCGAGGTCGCCGCCATCTCCGTGCTCGCACCTCCAACGCGTCTCGATGACGACCTCGACGCGCTCGCAGCGCTCGAGGCCCTCGCGTGTCCGGTCCAACTCCTCTACGGCGAGCGGGATTCGACCGTCGACTGCGAGCCGCTCGTCGAGCGCGCCCGCGAGCGTGGCGACACGGTCACGGGGCTGTCGGGCGATCACTTCTTCGTTGGCCAGCACGGAAAGATCGCGGACGCGGTCGGCGGGTTTCTCGAGGACGTGTTGCTCGAGTCGGCGTAG